Proteins from a single region of Bartonella sp. M0283:
- a CDS encoding MotA/TolQ/ExbB proton channel family protein, translating to MRSTRSVLYLSLLLALLSLFALVYTLVFHGDFVAHNIVFNSIIAVFDVIVLAYAIYTMFYLKAGVKQWVEFKRNFPRDSDEPPLKGCMRLLRGRLRDLISFNEDERNSAISLVSSALDWRVDFLFYAAGAVISMGLLGTFFGLTFTMEGIRGSIDVLSSADEIQAKSLVNSLAAPLGGMATAFSSSMFGLGSSICTGLIAHFMGRTTEGIVYDIEKWSFVASGEEASKMAGETGTIDATTRAINRLAAVLSRHVEFSHEDTGKFIEISSSFVEGQAAQQQTMDKMLAVVSEQSENNKRSVEAMLSTVAANGEATRQIVEVIQNSYEMLSGLSDAVKTNSAYIARGTEAQENNSQTVAQGIAGLNQMRIEIMSGIESVLEKLKQIQGYAGSIEQSSSRLVAHNDEQKEALESATQVMRAQQKAVMEGMRDLTEARVSIVSAVRAAQKVSEVPPTKG from the coding sequence ATGAGATCTACTCGTTCTGTACTGTATTTATCATTGTTGCTTGCACTTCTGTCGCTCTTTGCGCTTGTTTACACTTTGGTGTTTCACGGTGATTTTGTTGCACATAATATCGTTTTTAATAGCATTATTGCCGTTTTTGACGTTATCGTCCTTGCTTATGCAATTTATACGATGTTTTACCTCAAGGCAGGGGTAAAACAGTGGGTCGAATTCAAAAGAAATTTTCCGAGAGATAGCGACGAACCACCATTAAAAGGTTGCATGCGTTTGTTGCGGGGACGCTTGCGCGATCTTATCAGTTTCAATGAAGATGAAAGAAATTCTGCAATTTCGCTGGTCTCGTCGGCATTGGACTGGCGTGTGGATTTTCTTTTTTATGCTGCCGGTGCGGTTATTTCCATGGGCTTGCTCGGCACGTTCTTCGGCCTGACATTTACTATGGAAGGTATTCGCGGGTCTATTGACGTTTTGTCATCGGCAGATGAGATTCAAGCGAAGTCGCTAGTCAATTCGCTGGCAGCACCTCTTGGTGGTATGGCAACCGCGTTTTCGTCATCCATGTTCGGTCTGGGGTCATCTATTTGTACCGGTTTGATTGCCCACTTCATGGGGCGCACAACCGAAGGTATTGTTTACGATATCGAAAAATGGTCGTTTGTTGCAAGCGGTGAAGAAGCTTCCAAAATGGCCGGTGAAACCGGTACAATCGATGCGACAACACGCGCGATCAACAGATTGGCAGCAGTTCTTTCCCGCCATGTCGAGTTTTCGCATGAAGATACCGGAAAATTCATTGAAATATCCAGTAGCTTTGTCGAAGGGCAGGCTGCCCAGCAGCAAACCATGGACAAGATGCTCGCTGTTGTGTCCGAACAATCGGAAAACAACAAACGGTCTGTCGAAGCGATGTTGTCGACTGTTGCGGCAAATGGTGAAGCGACAAGACAAATTGTCGAGGTGATCCAGAATAGCTACGAGATGCTGTCCGGTTTGAGTGACGCGGTCAAAACCAATAGTGCTTATATTGCACGGGGAACCGAAGCACAGGAAAACAACAGTCAGACTGTTGCGCAAGGAATTGCCGGTTTGAACCAGATGCGGATCGAAATCATGAGCGGCATCGAGTCAGTGCTTGAGAAGTTGAAACAGATACAGGGTTATGCAGGGTCAATCGAGCAGTCGTCCAGTCGACTGGTTGCTCATAATGATGAACAAAAAGAGGCTTTGGAGAGCGCAACGCAGGTTATGCGCGCACAACAAAAAGCTGTGATGGAAGGGATGCGTGATTTGACTGAAGCACGTGTTTCTATCGTTTCGGCCGTGCGGGCAGCGCAAAAGGTTAGCGAAGTTCCACCCACGAAAGGCTGA
- a CDS encoding HlyD family type I secretion periplasmic adaptor subunit, producing the protein MALCILAAFLWAAFWPFDILVRGHGIIRVEGHNIEIQHPEGGVLKQLLVTNGETVKAGQVLANVENLTVAEDNESNFIALRAYELREQRLRAELAGKDFNPPQPNNPKLAEIYQNETDLYNARRRALDESIAIAKTQYEQKEAQLASNSIAIENLGAEMQLSNEHIKLLEPLVARGAAPEATLVQRRLEYQKVLSTLADARSKVPGMTAARDEAKLKISMYRTEFNEDANKQLAEVQVKLETAKAQWEASRQRAKNSEVVSPVDGIIQQVVMPHVGAVLRPGEKLFEIAPSEVPLVADVKVNPQDRDRLWVGQDVRVRVLAISNYSSPTLKGKVSVISADAVGEEDKGGRYYEVTVTMDPKQNENLKIFPGMTVETFALAGQRTFLQYLFKPFIDGMSVVFSE; encoded by the coding sequence TTGGCTTTGTGTATCCTGGCTGCATTTTTGTGGGCGGCATTCTGGCCATTCGATATTCTGGTGCGCGGGCACGGAATTATTCGTGTCGAAGGCCATAATATCGAGATACAACATCCCGAAGGCGGGGTGTTGAAGCAACTGCTCGTGACCAATGGTGAAACAGTCAAAGCAGGGCAGGTTCTGGCAAATGTTGAAAATTTGACAGTGGCGGAAGATAATGAAAGCAATTTCATCGCCCTTCGTGCCTATGAATTACGTGAACAACGGCTGCGTGCGGAACTTGCCGGCAAGGACTTCAACCCGCCCCAACCGAACAACCCGAAATTGGCCGAAATCTACCAGAATGAGACCGATTTATATAATGCCCGCCGCCGCGCGCTCGACGAGTCAATTGCGATAGCCAAAACCCAATATGAACAAAAAGAAGCCCAGCTTGCGTCGAATTCGATTGCAATTGAAAATCTCGGCGCCGAAATGCAATTGTCGAATGAACATATCAAGCTTCTCGAGCCACTGGTAGCAAGAGGCGCGGCACCGGAAGCAACGCTTGTCCAGCGGCGTCTCGAATATCAGAAAGTTTTGAGCACACTTGCCGATGCCCGCTCCAAAGTGCCGGGAATGACTGCCGCGCGTGACGAGGCAAAACTCAAAATATCGATGTATCGAACAGAATTCAACGAGGATGCCAACAAGCAACTTGCCGAAGTTCAGGTGAAACTCGAGACAGCAAAAGCACAATGGGAAGCAAGCCGGCAGAGAGCAAAAAATTCGGAAGTTGTGTCGCCTGTGGATGGTATTATCCAACAGGTTGTCATGCCCCATGTGGGGGCGGTTTTGCGACCGGGTGAAAAACTGTTCGAAATTGCGCCGAGCGAAGTGCCACTGGTTGCAGATGTCAAGGTTAATCCGCAAGACCGTGACCGTTTGTGGGTAGGGCAGGATGTGCGTGTGCGTGTGCTTGCTATTTCCAATTATAGTAGCCCGACCTTGAAAGGGAAAGTTTCGGTCATCAGCGCGGATGCTGTTGGCGAGGAAGACAAGGGCGGGCGCTATTATGAAGTGACCGTGACAATGGATCCCAAACAAAACGAAAATTTGAAGATATTTCCGGGCATGACAGTCGAGACCTTTGCACTCGCAGGACAAAGAACATTTCTGCAATATCTTTTCAAACCGTTTATTGATGGAATGTCGGTCGTCTTCAGCGAGTAA
- a CDS encoding TolC family protein, translated as MNFSINLKRVVSTLVVSCSVISTGCASDKKPAVRAGVDTMTTQAINENTTQTGKDKATQAVKENSQPVISKDSKLANTNNPVTAKSKEFFKREKQKLTLDEALKKAANYSWTIKVAQSQLDIAESRLDQAKAKYYPTVGAELTAPNLRYDGGITSRDRDFDDTAFAGLDVRYSIYDFGRRDADKEAASYNLRASGHAKHAEDLTVMFNTANAYMAVQSYTEQLHTAIAYVDKITSLNKTIAESVAGGISPQSDAVRGRLALSNAINRRKDIELKLSRAQQKLNALVGIDVEALPAKRMALPKVRDLDAVAVNAADQNPAVLARGAALEGSRKNVVGAKASLKPRLDLTIDYKRTLENVDNLYNVSDTDGGVQLKLTFDIFDLSKKAKIREAYAQLNVNEAQLGKERSTVNDEVRALLGDIDITSQQWTISEEASREADKTRGLYLEEFRLGDRKLSDLITAETEYFTSRTDAIDARYGFMHAVFSIYYLAGKPHDGLAALQLVER; from the coding sequence ATGAATTTCTCAATCAATCTGAAACGTGTGGTGTCTACGTTAGTGGTAAGTTGTAGCGTCATTTCAACGGGCTGTGCATCGGATAAAAAACCTGCAGTTCGTGCCGGTGTCGATACAATGACAACGCAGGCAATAAACGAGAACACAACTCAGACGGGAAAAGACAAAGCAACGCAGGCGGTAAAAGAAAACAGCCAGCCTGTCATCAGCAAAGACTCCAAACTAGCAAACACCAACAACCCGGTCACTGCGAAATCGAAAGAGTTTTTCAAGCGCGAAAAGCAAAAGCTGACGCTGGATGAAGCTTTGAAGAAGGCTGCAAACTATTCGTGGACAATCAAAGTTGCACAAAGCCAGCTTGATATTGCTGAAAGTCGGCTCGATCAGGCAAAAGCGAAATATTATCCGACGGTTGGAGCCGAATTGACCGCTCCGAATTTGCGCTATGATGGTGGTATTACCAGTCGCGATAGGGATTTTGACGATACAGCTTTTGCCGGACTTGACGTTCGCTACAGCATTTATGATTTCGGGCGGCGTGATGCCGACAAAGAGGCTGCAAGTTATAATTTGCGGGCGAGCGGCCACGCAAAACATGCCGAAGATTTGACAGTGATGTTTAATACGGCCAATGCCTATATGGCTGTTCAGTCCTATACAGAACAGCTTCACACGGCAATCGCCTATGTTGACAAGATTACATCTCTTAATAAAACAATCGCCGAAAGTGTTGCTGGCGGTATTTCGCCGCAATCGGATGCTGTGCGCGGGCGTCTTGCTTTAAGCAATGCGATTAACCGCCGCAAGGACATCGAGCTCAAATTGTCGCGTGCCCAGCAGAAATTGAATGCTCTCGTGGGAATAGATGTCGAGGCATTGCCGGCCAAGCGTATGGCTCTTCCCAAGGTCAGAGATCTTGATGCTGTTGCTGTCAATGCGGCTGATCAGAACCCGGCAGTGCTGGCACGTGGAGCAGCGCTGGAAGGAAGCCGGAAAAATGTTGTCGGCGCCAAAGCAAGCTTGAAGCCAAGGCTGGATTTGACAATCGATTATAAGCGCACACTTGAAAACGTAGACAATCTTTATAACGTATCGGATACCGATGGCGGGGTTCAACTCAAACTGACATTCGATATTTTTGACCTTTCAAAAAAGGCTAAAATTCGTGAAGCCTATGCGCAACTGAATGTGAACGAGGCTCAACTTGGCAAGGAGCGCTCGACAGTGAATGACGAGGTGCGTGCTTTGCTTGGTGATATTGATATTACTTCGCAGCAATGGACAATCAGTGAAGAGGCGTCCAGAGAGGCTGATAAGACACGTGGTCTTTATCTTGAAGAATTCCGCCTTGGTGACCGGAAACTTTCCGATCTGATCACTGCCGAAACCGAGTATTTTACATCCCGTACAGATGCTATCGACGCCCGTTATGGCTTTATGCACGCTGTGTTTAGTATCTATTATCTTGCTGGTAAGCCGCATGACGGACTTGCGGCTCTTCAGCTGGTGGAGCGCTGA